The DNA segment CGGAAAGTCTCCAGATCAGGAAAATACATTCGCTATCCCCCTCTAAAAAAATGAAAGCCTCTCGTCCCTAAGGGACGAGAGGCAAAGTATCTCGTGGTGCCACCCTACTTAGGCCTCGACTGAGTGCCCGCCACACCGCTGTATCGGGTGACTCTGCCTGGCCTCACTTATCCAGGGCACAGGCCCGCGTTCCTAGGGACCGATGCCCCTTGCCCTGCTAACGGTGGCTTCTCCGGCAAAGCCTACTTGCAAGGACGCAGGCCCTTGAAACTATACCTCTCAACTGCCCGCCGCTTTCGGTTTGCGACTCCTAGGTCCATTCAGTCATCTGCATTGGTATCGGTTCGCAGCTACCCCGACTCTCTGCTCCCTCGCTCGATGCTTACTAGTCCTGTTCGACGTCGTTATTCCTATTCCTTTTGGGAAAAGTATAGCATATCTGAGATGCAAAAGTCAAGGATTTGTCGGCTCTCTGCTAATTTGTGTGGAAAATGATAAAAGTTGACAACCATCAATCCCTAGTGGTATATTTCAACTGGTCGATAGGGTGATGAGGCTCGCCCTCGCCATTCGGCTGAGCTCAGGCCGAAGTCCGGATGGAACCTGGTCCGGGCTAACACGTCAGGCAACTGACTGATAGCTTCTACTGGCCCGCCTGCAGCGGGCGCGGTAGAGGCTTTTTTGTTATGAGGTTTAAAATGAGCCATCTATTTATCGCCAGGGTTGTTGACTCTCTGGCTCATGTCCTGGAGACGGGGCGATGGGGCCGCCCCTGTCCATTATTGGGACAGCAGCGGAACCATCAACGACAGGTGGCGACAGCCAATAAGGGTCAAATAAGAGGGCTCCTGGCTCTCGAGGGTTGCCCCATTTGTAACCTCTGCGCTGAGGATCTACGCCGCTTCTATTTCTGGTACCTTAACGAGTATTACGGTGAGGGAGTATGGGTAGGGAAAATCATTCAGTCCGGTGGTTTTTGCCCCCAACACGCCTGGGAGCTGGTGCGCTACGGTGATGCCTACCGCATCAGTGTAGTTTATCAGTATCTCACCCGGGATACCCTCGCGAAGTTGCGTCAGTTCCTTCAAGAGCTGGGTGAGGCGAATTCCAGGATCGTGCCCTCCCAGACGAAGAGGAGAAAGGCGCTTAAGCGTCAGGATGAGTTACCCCCCTCCGGAACCTGCCCCGCCTGTGAGAATGTGGCCACTACCGCTCGCTGGGGATTGCGCAACCTGCTCCTGAGCCTGGAGGATGCTGAAATCGCCGAACTATATCATCATTCCTCCGGGCTTTGTATGCGCCACCTGTGGATGGCTCTTGAAATAGACGAAGAGGCAGTCTTGAAGGAGATAGTGCGAGATCAGATAGCCAGGCTCGAGAGCCTGGAGCGTGAGCTGGAGGATTACTTCCATAAGACGAACTACCGCTTCCGTCACGAGCCAAGGGGTGAAGAGCAGACAGCTTGGTTAAGGGCTGTGGAGCTATTCGCCGGTCAACGCCCGCCATTGTCGGAGCGGCCCTGACTACCTGATTGGGGCTAACAGCCCGAGATGGCTGTTGGCTGGCTCCTCGCTAACTATCAGCAATTCTTTATGGCTAGGATTATTCAAGTTGATTTATACCTAAATGGCTCATCCCACGAACTCTAAACAAACACCTAGGGCAGCGGTGCTAGACGCCAGGCCCCGAATTTGGTATAGTTACGCCGAGAAAATCGCCTACTGATAGAAAAACAGCAAACCTTATCTGGTAGCGAGAGCATATGAGGCGCATTGGGCAATGGTGTAGGGGATTGCTGCACTGGTATAGCGAGCTTTGGGGTGAGCCGGGCACCATCTTCAGCGTTATGACCGTTGTGATACTAAGCATTTTGGCGCTTTATCTACTGGGCATAACCAGTATAGTTGCTCGCCCTTACCTGCAGGCCATGTTGGCCACGCCAACCGAGCAGCCGCCGACGGTCATGCCAAGTCCTACTGTAACACCGCTACCGACGCCGGTGCCGCTGGTGGGGCTTGAACCAACCCCTACTGGCTACGTCCCCCCTACGCAGGGACCTCCAACGGCTACGCCAACGATGCGGCCGACAGTTACCTCCACAGTAACAGCCATATGGAGCCCGACGGTGGTGCCAACTTCTACGGTTGGAGCTAGTCCGACGGTCGTTCCCACCCCAACGGCGGGGGTAACTCCCACGATTGTCCCTACCCCATCGCTTGCGCCGACACCAACGAGTACCCCGGCCCCGATGGTTGAGCCAACAGCAACTGCTACGCCGCAGCCCAGTCCGACGCCAACGGTTGGGGCTACCTCTACGCCGACGCCTGGTGGAGCAACGGCAACGCCATCACCCACGGCGACGGCTGTGGGAACGGCCTCTCCAACGCCGACTGTCCGGCCGACCGCTACTGCTACGCCGCAGCCCAGTCCGACGCCAACGGTTGGGGCTACCTCTACGCCGACGCCCGGGGTAACGCCAACACCGACCCGCCAGGCGACCCCTACAAATAGGCCATAGCCAATGTCGAGAGATAGCAACTTGATCCATTTATCCTCCCTCCTGTAAGATAGGGGGTGCAGCAGGGCAAAGCCGTTGCCTGGCCTGCCCGCCGCAGGCAGGGGTCCGGGGTATGGCCAACTCTCCCATGGAGAGGTCACAAAGGGCTATGGGGCTCCATCCTAGTCTCCCTTCCCTCCTCTCGCCGGAGCGATGGGGGGAGGTCAAGGAGGGGGCGCAGCTCACTATCCTTAGGGGTTTCCAGAGCTCCGACCTACACTATATTCCCCTCTTTCGCAAGGCAAGGGGAGGGGCGCAAAGCCATTCGGCTGGAGTCTTGGATATCCCCAGTCTATATTTCCCTTCTCCCGCCGGAGTAGGGGTGTGCAGAGGGGCAAAGCCCCTCTGCCGGGGTTTGGGGTACCCCCAAACCTTTGTTCCCCCTCTCCCGAAGCGGGAGAGGGGGTCAGGGGGTGAGGGCATCACCCAATTGTAAGGAGGTGATTACACTGACAGAAGGCAGGAGTGAGGATAAGCTCGTTACCCTCGATGATGTAAAACAGAATCACCAGGTGCAGGTCTTTTTGAAGCAAGCCGATGAGCAGCTCGGGGCAATAGGCTATACCGAGCACGGTCACCGTCACGCCGGGCTAGTAGCCAGCATCGCCAGAAATGTGCTACTCCGCCTGGACTATCCCCCTCGTTCGGCTGAGCTGGCGGCCATTTCCGGTTATCTGCACGACATCGGTAACGTTATC comes from the Chloroflexota bacterium genome and includes:
- a CDS encoding DUF6062 family protein, whose product is MSHLFIARVVDSLAHVLETGRWGRPCPLLGQQRNHQRQVATANKGQIRGLLALEGCPICNLCAEDLRRFYFWYLNEYYGEGVWVGKIIQSGGFCPQHAWELVRYGDAYRISVVYQYLTRDTLAKLRQFLQELGEANSRIVPSQTKRRKALKRQDELPPSGTCPACENVATTARWGLRNLLLSLEDAEIAELYHHSSGLCMRHLWMALEIDEEAVLKEIVRDQIARLESLERELEDYFHKTNYRFRHEPRGEEQTAWLRAVELFAGQRPPLSERP